A stretch of the Streptomyces sp. NBC_00078 genome encodes the following:
- the dacB gene encoding D-alanyl-D-alanine carboxypeptidase/D-alanyl-D-alanine-endopeptidase: protein MVVPELRPWRAARPHVARAADAVRPHLARAAGTVRPQLERAANAVRPGLERAAAAAKPQLARVRPARKRLSRKSVGTWQYTAGAATAGVALAVTVATAVGPWDSTGQRTAEADRAVALERTGGADHGRNSDTSDSSGTAAGTPRPAPSAASVLTGLGGAANTVKSAPTGRALSAVLGPLLRNEALGTHHTGAVVDIASGKRLYGTGADDALTPASTTKIATAVAALSAMGADHRLTTRADLEPDTGELILVGGGDPTLTARKTGGDTSHPGAAGSGEGWASLRDLADRTAKALKKRDVRSVTLSYDTTLFAGPALHPIGVDGNLAPVGALMADEGRINDSTSGPAKRVTDPAADAARKFATFLGERGITTTSPGPSKATTRAENLATVTSPPLSAVVERMLTNSDNDIAEALARQTAVATGKPASFAGGASAIAGALKRLELPLKGAEFHDGSGLDRDDRLTADLLTALLVKAGDPSHPELRPVLTGLPVAGFTGTLTTRYADGAAGVVRAKTGTLTGVNTLAGTVVDQDGRLLAFAFLATDTTRPVEAQSALDRTATALAACGCG from the coding sequence GTGGTCGTGCCTGAGCTGAGGCCTTGGCGGGCCGCGAGACCGCATGTGGCGCGGGCGGCTGACGCCGTCCGACCGCATCTGGCACGGGCCGCCGGGACCGTACGCCCGCAGCTCGAACGAGCCGCGAACGCCGTGCGACCGGGCCTCGAACGGGCCGCGGCCGCGGCGAAACCGCAGCTCGCGCGGGTGCGGCCCGCACGGAAGCGGCTCAGCCGGAAGTCCGTGGGGACGTGGCAGTACACCGCGGGCGCCGCCACCGCCGGTGTGGCGCTGGCCGTCACCGTGGCGACCGCCGTCGGCCCCTGGGACTCCACCGGTCAGCGTACGGCCGAGGCGGACCGCGCAGTCGCCCTGGAACGAACGGGTGGCGCAGATCACGGCCGTAATTCCGATACGTCTGATTCATCCGGTACGGCGGCCGGGACGCCCCGGCCCGCACCCAGTGCCGCCTCCGTCCTGACCGGCCTGGGTGGCGCCGCGAACACCGTCAAGTCGGCCCCGACCGGGCGGGCCCTCTCCGCCGTCCTGGGGCCCCTGCTGCGGAACGAGGCGCTCGGCACCCACCACACCGGCGCCGTCGTCGACATCGCCAGCGGCAAGCGCCTCTACGGCACCGGCGCCGACGACGCCCTGACCCCCGCTTCCACCACCAAGATCGCCACTGCGGTCGCCGCCCTCTCGGCGATGGGCGCCGACCACCGCCTGACCACCCGAGCGGACCTGGAGCCCGACACCGGGGAACTCATCCTGGTCGGCGGCGGCGACCCGACGCTGACGGCCCGCAAGACCGGCGGGGACACCTCCCATCCGGGCGCAGCCGGCAGCGGAGAGGGCTGGGCAAGCCTGCGGGACCTGGCCGACAGGACGGCGAAGGCGCTGAAGAAGCGCGATGTGCGGTCGGTGACGCTCTCCTACGACACCACTTTGTTCGCGGGTCCCGCGCTCCACCCCATCGGCGTCGACGGCAATCTCGCGCCCGTCGGGGCCCTGATGGCCGACGAGGGCCGCATCAACGACTCGACGAGCGGCCCCGCCAAGCGCGTGACGGATCCGGCGGCGGACGCTGCCCGGAAGTTCGCCACGTTCCTCGGGGAGCGCGGCATCACGACCACGTCCCCCGGCCCGTCCAAGGCGACGACCCGGGCCGAGAACCTCGCCACCGTCACCTCGCCCCCGCTCTCGGCCGTGGTCGAGCGCATGCTGACCAACAGCGACAACGACATCGCGGAGGCCCTGGCCCGCCAGACGGCCGTCGCGACGGGGAAGCCCGCGAGCTTCGCCGGCGGCGCGTCCGCGATCGCCGGCGCTCTGAAGAGGCTCGAACTCCCCCTCAAGGGCGCCGAGTTCCACGACGGCAGCGGCCTCGACAGGGACGACAGACTGACGGCCGACCTGCTCACGGCCTTGCTGGTGAAGGCCGGCGATCCCTCGCACCCCGAACTCCGGCCGGTCCTGACGGGCCTTCCGGTGGCCGGCTTCACCGGCACCCTGACCACCCGCTACGCCGACGGCGCGGCAGGAGTCGTACGGGCGAAGACGGGCACCCTGACGGGCGTGAACACGCTGGCGGGAACGGTGGTCGACCAGGACGGCCGCCTGCTGGCGTTCGCCTTCCTGGCGACGGACACGACCCGTCCTGTGGAGGCCCAGTCCGCGTTGGACAGAACGGCCACCGCTCTGGCGGCGTGCGGCTGCGGGTGA
- a CDS encoding threonine/serine exporter ThrE family protein, which yields MTEAEDRKPQSDEARGPFDPEITSEFAIPAGFAAPRVVAEPETTSEFAVPDGLDVPQSPAADAEGSAFSTPNTYSSTLAPAAFTPASGIPMVSLTKDVPWQDRMRTMLRMPVADRPAPEPGPKAEEGGPAVPRVLDLTLRIGELLLAGGEGAEDVEAAMFAVCRSYGLDRCEPNVTFTLLAISYQPSLVDDPVTASRTVRRRATDYTRLAAVFHLVDDLSDADNHLSLEEAYRRLAEIRRNRHPYPGWVLTGAGGLLAGAASVLVGGDVSVFLAAMLGAMLGDRLAWLCAGRGLPEFYQFTVAAMPPAAIGVALTVAHADVKASAVITGGLFALLPGRALVAGVQDGLTGFYITASARLLEVMYLFVGIVVGVLVVLYFGVNLGAKLNPDVALSIDPRPGWQIGASMLLSLTFAVLLQQERSTVLWVTLNGGVAWSVYGALHYTGEISPVASTAVAAGLVGLFGQLLSRYRFASALPFTTAAIGPLLPGSATYFGLLSIAQNEVDKGLVSLATAASLAMAIAIGVNLGSEISRLFLRIPGGASAAGRRAAKRTRGF from the coding sequence GTGACGGAGGCGGAGGACCGCAAGCCGCAGTCGGACGAGGCAAGAGGCCCGTTCGACCCCGAGATCACATCCGAGTTCGCCATTCCCGCAGGCTTCGCCGCGCCCAGGGTCGTCGCCGAACCGGAGACCACGTCCGAGTTCGCCGTCCCCGACGGGCTGGACGTCCCGCAGTCGCCGGCGGCCGATGCCGAGGGCTCGGCGTTCAGTACGCCGAACACCTACAGCTCCACGCTCGCCCCGGCCGCGTTCACGCCGGCGTCCGGCATTCCGATGGTCAGCCTCACCAAGGACGTGCCCTGGCAGGACCGGATGCGCACGATGCTGCGGATGCCGGTGGCCGACCGGCCGGCGCCGGAGCCGGGGCCGAAGGCGGAGGAGGGCGGTCCGGCCGTCCCGCGCGTGCTCGACCTGACCCTGCGTATCGGCGAGTTGCTGCTGGCCGGCGGTGAGGGCGCCGAGGACGTGGAGGCCGCGATGTTCGCGGTGTGCCGGTCCTACGGGCTTGACCGCTGTGAGCCGAACGTCACCTTCACGCTGCTGGCGATCTCGTACCAGCCGTCCCTGGTGGACGACCCGGTGACGGCGTCCCGGACGGTGCGGCGCCGGGCCACCGACTACACCCGGCTGGCGGCCGTGTTCCATCTGGTGGACGACCTCAGTGACGCGGACAACCACCTCTCGCTGGAGGAGGCCTACCGGCGGCTCGCGGAGATCCGCCGCAACCGGCATCCCTATCCCGGCTGGGTGCTGACCGGAGCGGGCGGGCTGCTCGCGGGCGCCGCCTCCGTGCTGGTCGGCGGCGACGTGAGCGTGTTCCTCGCGGCCATGCTGGGCGCGATGCTCGGCGACCGGCTGGCCTGGCTGTGCGCCGGGCGCGGGCTGCCGGAGTTCTACCAGTTCACGGTCGCCGCGATGCCGCCCGCGGCCATCGGGGTCGCGCTGACCGTCGCCCACGCCGACGTCAAGGCGTCCGCCGTCATCACCGGTGGGCTGTTCGCGCTGCTGCCGGGGCGGGCTCTGGTGGCGGGTGTGCAGGACGGGCTGACCGGGTTCTACATCACCGCGTCGGCGCGGCTGCTGGAGGTCATGTACCTCTTCGTCGGCATCGTCGTCGGTGTGCTCGTGGTCCTGTACTTCGGGGTGAACCTGGGGGCCAAGCTCAACCCCGACGTGGCCCTGAGCATCGACCCGCGGCCGGGTTGGCAGATCGGCGCGTCGATGCTTCTGTCGCTGACGTTCGCCGTGCTGCTGCAGCAGGAACGGTCCACCGTGCTGTGGGTGACGTTGAACGGTGGCGTCGCCTGGTCGGTGTACGGCGCGCTGCACTACACCGGCGAGATCTCGCCGGTCGCCTCCACGGCGGTGGCGGCGGGGCTGGTCGGTCTGTTCGGGCAGCTGCTGTCGCGGTACCGGTTCGCCTCCGCGCTGCCGTTCACGACCGCGGCGATCGGGCCCCTGCTGCCGGGTTCCGCCACCTACTTCGGCCTGTTGTCGATCGCTCAGAACGAGGTCGACAAGGGGTTGGTCTCCTTGGCCACGGCCGCGTCCCTCGCCATGGCCATCGCCATCGGGGTCAACCTCGGGTCGGAGATCTCGCGGCTGTTCCTGCGGATTCCCGGCGGGGCTTCAGCGGCGGGGCGGCGGGCTGCGAAACGGACCCGGGGTTTCTGA
- a CDS encoding inorganic diphosphatase, producing MEFDVTIEIPKGSRNKYEVDHETGRIRLDRRLFTSTAYPTDYGFVENTLGEDGDPLDALVILDEPTFPGCLIKCRAIGMFRMTDEAGGDDKLLCVPATDPRQEHLRDIHHVSEFDRLEIQHFFEVYKDLEPGKSVEGANWVGRTDAEIEIERSYKRFKESGGH from the coding sequence GTGGAGTTCGACGTCACGATCGAGATCCCGAAGGGTTCGCGGAACAAGTACGAGGTGGACCACGAGACCGGTCGGATCCGCCTGGACCGTCGACTCTTCACCTCGACCGCCTACCCGACCGACTACGGCTTCGTCGAGAACACCCTCGGCGAGGACGGTGACCCGCTGGACGCGCTGGTCATCCTGGATGAGCCGACGTTCCCCGGCTGCCTGATCAAGTGCCGCGCGATCGGCATGTTCCGGATGACGGACGAGGCCGGCGGCGACGACAAGCTGCTGTGCGTGCCGGCGACGGACCCGCGCCAGGAGCACCTGCGTGACATCCACCACGTGTCGGAGTTCGACCGCCTGGAGATCCAGCACTTCTTCGAGGTCTACAAGGACCTGGAGCCCGGCAAGTCCGTCGAGGGCGCCAACTGGGTGGGCCGTACGGACGCCGAGATCGAGATCGAGCGCTCCTACAAGCGGTTCAAGGAGTCGGGCGGCCACTGA
- a CDS encoding YbjQ family protein gives MGIDEYGGGQGPQPDVLVVTTNDVPGHRVQEVLGEVFGLTVRSRHLGSQIGAGLKSMIGGELKGLTKTLVQTRNQAMERLVEQARARGANAVLMFRFDVTEAADLGTEVCAYGTAVVLARE, from the coding sequence ATGGGCATCGATGAATACGGCGGCGGTCAGGGCCCTCAGCCCGACGTGCTGGTCGTGACGACGAACGACGTACCCGGACACCGGGTTCAGGAGGTCCTCGGCGAGGTCTTCGGGCTGACGGTGCGCTCCCGGCATCTGGGGAGCCAGATCGGCGCGGGACTGAAGTCGATGATCGGCGGTGAGCTCAAGGGGCTCACCAAGACACTGGTGCAGACCCGCAACCAGGCCATGGAGCGGCTCGTCGAGCAGGCACGCGCGCGCGGGGCGAACGCGGTGCTGATGTTCCGCTTCGACGTGACCGAGGCCGCGGACCTGGGCACCGAGGTGTGCGCTTACGGGACCGCGGTGGTCCTGGCCCGGGAGTAG
- a CDS encoding zinc-dependent metalloprotease, producing MTSIGGAEMVDWNLAVATATRLVRPGPDVSRDEARAVVAELRRHAKSAEGHVRGFTRMGTEETHDTPVLVVDRAGWVRANVAGFREILKPLLDKMQERRGNTPGGAVLGAVGGKVTGVELGMLLSFLASRVLGQYETFAPATRELPAGESGGGRLLLVAPNIVHVERELDVQPHDFRLWVCLHEETHRTQFSAVPWLRDHLEGEIQSFLGETDVDPMTVLERIREAAQSLAGGRPEAEEDDGGRSFVEIVQTPAQREILGRLTAVMSLLEGHADFVMDGVGPDVVPSVAEIREKFQQRRAKGASRLDTALRKLLGLDAKLRQYRDGERFVRAVVDEVGMDGFNRVWTSPNTLPTKSEIAKPADWVARVHRKPES from the coding sequence ATGACGAGCATCGGTGGTGCCGAGATGGTCGACTGGAATCTCGCGGTCGCGACCGCGACCCGGCTCGTGCGGCCGGGCCCCGACGTGAGCCGCGACGAGGCCCGGGCCGTCGTCGCGGAACTGCGCAGGCATGCCAAGTCCGCGGAGGGACACGTCCGGGGCTTCACCCGTATGGGCACGGAGGAGACCCACGACACCCCGGTCCTCGTCGTCGACCGCGCCGGCTGGGTCCGGGCGAACGTCGCAGGCTTCCGGGAAATCCTCAAGCCCCTCCTCGACAAGATGCAGGAACGGCGCGGCAACACCCCCGGCGGCGCGGTCCTCGGCGCCGTCGGCGGCAAGGTCACCGGCGTCGAACTGGGCATGCTGCTGTCGTTTCTGGCCTCCCGGGTCCTCGGCCAGTACGAGACCTTCGCTCCCGCCACCCGCGAACTGCCCGCCGGGGAGAGCGGCGGCGGCCGACTGCTCCTCGTCGCCCCGAACATCGTGCACGTGGAGCGCGAACTCGACGTACAGCCCCACGACTTCCGCCTGTGGGTCTGCCTGCACGAGGAGACGCACCGCACGCAGTTCAGCGCGGTGCCCTGGCTGCGCGACCACCTGGAGGGCGAAATCCAGTCTTTCTTGGGGGAGACCGACGTCGACCCCATGACCGTCCTGGAGCGCATCCGCGAGGCCGCCCAGTCCCTCGCAGGCGGACGCCCCGAGGCCGAGGAGGACGACGGCGGGCGCTCCTTCGTGGAGATCGTGCAGACCCCGGCGCAGCGGGAGATCCTCGGACGCCTCACCGCCGTGATGTCACTCCTGGAGGGCCACGCCGACTTCGTGATGGACGGGGTCGGTCCGGACGTCGTGCCGAGCGTCGCCGAGATCCGCGAGAAGTTCCAGCAGCGCCGGGCGAAGGGTGCCTCGCGACTGGACACGGCCCTGCGCAAGCTGCTGGGTCTGGATGCCAAGCTCAGGCAGTACCGCGACGGCGAGCGTTTCGTACGGGCGGTGGTGGACGAGGTGGGCATGGACGGCTTCAACCGCGTGTGGACGTCCCCGAACACCCTCCCGACCAAGTCGGAGATCGCCAAACCGGCGGACTGGGTCGCGCGGGTGCACCGCAAGCCCGAGTCGTGA
- the tilS gene encoding tRNA lysidine(34) synthetase TilS: MGPHPAVAAIRLAVRHVLHDLLNDQQTTPRAPGIVEQTPHERRPSPLVLVACSGGADSMALASALAFEAPKLGIRAGGVTVDHGLQPGSDLRAEEVGLRLRQLGLDPVDSVAVTVGREGGPEAAARDARYAALDAAALRHGAAAVLLGHTRDDQAETVLLGLARGSGIRSLSGMAAVSGADGRYRRPFLQLDRQTARKACMVQSLPVWDDPHNADPAYTRSRLRHEGLPALEKALGKGVVEALARTAQLSRDDADALDAWAGQADAAVRDATGLLECAKLFALPPAVRRRILRRAAIQAGAPAGSLFARHIEEVDRLITGWRGQGAINLPGKVVAQRQGGRLVIRQG; the protein is encoded by the coding sequence ATGGGTCCCCATCCTGCGGTCGCGGCGATACGCCTGGCGGTCCGCCACGTCCTCCACGACCTCCTCAACGACCAACAGACGACCCCCCGGGCCCCCGGGATCGTCGAGCAGACCCCGCACGAGCGCCGGCCGTCGCCGCTCGTGCTCGTGGCGTGCTCCGGCGGCGCCGACTCCATGGCCCTCGCCTCCGCCCTCGCGTTCGAGGCACCCAAGCTCGGCATCCGCGCCGGCGGCGTCACCGTCGACCACGGCCTGCAGCCCGGCTCCGATCTGCGAGCCGAGGAAGTCGGACTGCGGCTGCGTCAACTCGGCCTCGACCCGGTCGACTCCGTCGCCGTGACCGTCGGCCGCGAAGGGGGACCCGAAGCCGCCGCGCGCGACGCCCGGTACGCCGCCCTCGACGCCGCGGCCCTGCGCCACGGCGCCGCCGCCGTCCTGCTCGGCCACACCCGCGACGACCAGGCCGAGACCGTCCTGCTCGGCCTCGCCCGCGGCTCCGGCATCCGCTCACTGTCCGGAATGGCCGCGGTCTCGGGGGCCGACGGCCGTTACCGGCGCCCCTTCCTCCAGCTCGACCGGCAGACCGCCCGCAAGGCCTGCATGGTCCAGTCGCTCCCCGTCTGGGACGACCCCCACAACGCGGATCCCGCGTACACCCGCTCCCGGCTGCGCCACGAAGGTCTGCCCGCCCTGGAGAAGGCCCTCGGCAAGGGCGTCGTGGAGGCTCTCGCCCGCACCGCCCAGCTCTCCCGCGACGACGCCGACGCCCTCGACGCATGGGCCGGCCAGGCCGATGCCGCTGTGCGCGACGCCACAGGACTGCTGGAGTGCGCCAAGCTCTTCGCCCTGCCGCCCGCCGTGCGCCGTCGCATCCTGCGCAGAGCCGCCATCCAGGCCGGGGCGCCCGCCGGTTCGCTGTTCGCGCGTCACATCGAGGAAGTCGACCGGCTGATCACCGGCTGGCGCGGCCAGGGAGCCATCAATCTCCCGGGCAAAGTCGTCGCGCAGCGCCAGGGTGGCAGACTGGTGATTCGGCAAGGCTGA
- a CDS encoding DedA family protein gives MTTLALGPSWLDPNYLLDTFGIWGLLLIVFAESGLLIGFFLPGDSLLFTTGLLITTNQLKFPLWAAIALICVAAVLGDQAGYMFGKKVGPSLFNRPDSRLFKQENVVKAHEFFEKYGPKSLVLARFVPVVRTFTPIIAGVSGMKYRSFLTFNVIGGVLWGAGVTLLGSWLGKIDFVNKNIEAILILIVLISVIPIIIEFLRARSKARKDPGAPAPAEHRQAPVMDDATTQLRRIPPADDQGYHQQYQQQPQQQPYDPNQHYAQQYPQQSYQQGQYGEQQGQYGDQQGQYGDQQNRHNQQYPYNQGY, from the coding sequence GTGACGACGCTTGCCCTCGGCCCGAGCTGGCTGGATCCGAACTACCTCCTGGACACGTTCGGCATCTGGGGTCTGCTCCTCATCGTCTTCGCGGAGTCGGGCCTGCTCATCGGCTTCTTCCTGCCGGGCGACTCGCTGCTGTTCACCACCGGCCTGCTGATCACGACCAATCAGCTGAAATTCCCGCTGTGGGCCGCCATCGCCCTGATCTGCGTCGCCGCGGTCCTCGGCGACCAGGCGGGCTACATGTTCGGCAAGAAGGTCGGCCCCTCGCTCTTCAACCGGCCCGACTCCCGCCTCTTCAAGCAGGAGAACGTGGTCAAGGCCCACGAGTTCTTCGAGAAGTACGGCCCCAAGTCCCTGGTCCTGGCCCGCTTCGTACCCGTCGTACGCACGTTCACGCCGATCATCGCCGGCGTCAGCGGCATGAAGTACCGCTCGTTCCTGACCTTCAACGTCATCGGCGGCGTCCTGTGGGGCGCCGGTGTCACTCTGCTCGGCTCCTGGCTCGGCAAGATCGACTTCGTCAACAAGAACATCGAGGCGATCCTCATCCTGATCGTCCTCATCTCGGTGATCCCGATCATCATCGAGTTTCTGCGCGCCCGCTCCAAGGCCAGGAAGGACCCCGGGGCACCTGCCCCGGCGGAGCACCGGCAGGCCCCCGTCATGGACGACGCGACGACCCAGTTGCGCCGCATTCCGCCGGCCGACGACCAGGGCTACCACCAGCAGTACCAGCAGCAGCCACAGCAGCAGCCGTACGACCCGAACCAGCACTACGCCCAGCAGTACCCGCAGCAGTCGTACCAGCAGGGCCAGTACGGCGAGCAGCAGGGCCAGTACGGCGACCAGCAGGGCCAGTACGGCGACCAGCAGAACCGGCACAACCAGCAGTACCCGTACAACCAGGGTTACTGA
- a CDS encoding ion channel protein, with translation MAHDNAQQAPAAPAAPARALFPLILPALVVGVGASLLLIGVSAAAEQLQHVLWRNLPDALGVGRYSVPWMLVMLTATGVLVGLVVWQVPGHAGPDPASMGLNAPVLPPAVLPGLLLATALMLAGGPSLGPENPVIAVNVALAYWLGSRLVRRMPGGVWAALAEAATIGALFGTPVAAALVISEALAGRQLKGLLWDHVFGPLVAAGAGALTTTLVAEPSFDLHLPPFDRLGWGDLLAALVVAPPAAALGMCAVYAFPYVHGVFRRLRHPMVALPAGGLVLGLLGALGGPLTLFKGLDEAAELARDPDGWSAGGFALLAVVKLAALLVAASCGFRGGRIFPAVFVGVAFGLGAHALLPAVHPALGVATGVLGTLLAVTRQAWVSLFTAAVLVSSPAITALLCFASLPAWLLVTGRPQMQLRGDGTPIR, from the coding sequence GTGGCTCACGACAACGCGCAGCAGGCGCCCGCCGCCCCCGCGGCACCGGCACGCGCGTTGTTCCCCTTGATCCTGCCCGCTCTCGTGGTGGGCGTGGGCGCGAGCCTGCTGCTCATCGGGGTGAGTGCCGCGGCCGAGCAGCTCCAGCACGTGCTGTGGCGGAACCTGCCGGACGCCCTGGGGGTGGGGCGGTACTCCGTTCCCTGGATGCTCGTCATGCTCACCGCGACCGGTGTGCTGGTCGGTCTGGTGGTGTGGCAGGTGCCCGGCCACGCGGGGCCCGATCCGGCGTCCATGGGGCTGAACGCGCCCGTCCTGCCGCCCGCTGTGCTGCCCGGCCTGCTGCTGGCGACCGCCCTGATGCTCGCGGGCGGGCCGAGCCTCGGCCCCGAGAACCCGGTCATCGCGGTGAACGTGGCGCTGGCCTACTGGCTGGGCAGCAGGCTGGTGCGCCGGATGCCGGGCGGAGTGTGGGCGGCACTGGCGGAGGCGGCGACGATCGGTGCGCTGTTCGGGACGCCGGTGGCGGCGGCGCTGGTCATCTCCGAGGCGCTGGCCGGGCGGCAGCTGAAGGGGCTGCTGTGGGACCACGTGTTCGGTCCGCTGGTGGCCGCAGGGGCGGGCGCCCTGACGACCACCCTGGTGGCGGAGCCCAGCTTCGACCTGCACCTGCCGCCGTTCGACCGGCTCGGCTGGGGCGATCTGCTGGCCGCGCTGGTGGTCGCCCCGCCGGCGGCGGCGCTCGGCATGTGCGCGGTCTACGCCTTCCCGTACGTCCATGGCGTCTTCCGGCGCCTCAGGCACCCGATGGTGGCGCTTCCGGCCGGCGGGCTCGTCCTGGGGCTGCTGGGCGCCCTGGGCGGGCCTCTGACGCTCTTCAAGGGGCTGGACGAGGCCGCGGAGCTGGCGCGTGATCCGGACGGCTGGTCGGCGGGCGGGTTCGCCCTGCTGGCCGTGGTGAAACTGGCCGCGCTGCTCGTCGCGGCGTCCTGCGGCTTCCGGGGCGGGCGGATCTTCCCGGCGGTCTTCGTCGGCGTCGCCTTCGGCCTGGGCGCGCACGCCCTCTTACCGGCTGTTCACCCGGCCCTCGGTGTCGCCACGGGCGTACTGGGCACCCTCCTCGCCGTCACCCGCCAGGCATGGGTGAGCCTGTTCACGGCAGCGGTGCTGGTGTCCTCACCGGCGATCACCGCCCTGTTGTGCTTCGCCTCGCTGCCCGCCTGGCTGCTGGTGACCGGGCGGCCGCAGATGCAGTTGCGCGGCGACGGCACCCCGATCCGCTGA
- a CDS encoding MerR family transcriptional regulator: MSYSVGQVAGFAGITVRTLHHYDDIGLLAPSERSHAGHRRYSDADLDRLQQILFYRELGFPLDEVAALLDDPAADPRAHLRRQHELLTARIEKLQKMAAAVEHAMEARTMGINLTPEERFEVFGDKDPEQYAEEAEQRWGGTEAYAESQRRAATYTKEDWKRLQAEVDSWSERYAALVAAGEPSAGEAATDMAEEHRQHIGRWFYECPYEMHRCLGGMYVSDERFKAFYDAMHPGLAEHLRDAIEANASRRTA, encoded by the coding sequence GTGAGCTACTCCGTGGGACAGGTCGCGGGCTTCGCCGGCATCACGGTGCGCACGCTGCACCACTACGACGACATCGGCCTGCTCGCTCCGAGCGAGCGCAGCCACGCGGGCCACCGGCGCTACAGCGACGCCGACCTCGACCGGCTGCAGCAGATCCTGTTCTACCGCGAGCTCGGCTTCCCGCTCGACGAGGTCGCCGCCCTGCTCGACGACCCGGCCGCGGACCCGCGCGCGCACCTGCGCCGCCAGCACGAGCTGCTGACCGCCCGGATCGAGAAGCTGCAGAAGATGGCGGCGGCCGTGGAGCACGCCATGGAGGCACGCACGATGGGCATCAACCTGACACCCGAGGAGAGGTTCGAGGTCTTCGGCGACAAGGACCCCGAGCAGTACGCGGAGGAGGCGGAACAGCGCTGGGGCGGCACGGAGGCGTACGCCGAGTCACAGCGCCGCGCGGCCACCTACACCAAGGAGGACTGGAAGCGCCTGCAGGCCGAGGTCGACTCCTGGAGCGAGCGTTACGCCGCCCTGGTGGCCGCCGGTGAGCCGTCGGCCGGCGAGGCCGCGACGGACATGGCCGAGGAACACCGGCAGCACATCGGCAGGTGGTTCTACGAGTGCCCGTACGAGATGCACCGCTGCCTCGGCGGCATGTACGTCTCCGACGAGCGCTTCAAGGCGTTCTACGACGCCATGCACCCCGGACTCGCCGAGCACCTCAGGGACGCGATCGAGGCGAACGCGTCCCGCCGCACCGCGTAG
- the hpt gene encoding hypoxanthine phosphoribosyltransferase: MRVDAKDMGTDLKEVLITKEEIDAKLVELAAKIDAEYAGKDLLIVGVLKGAVMVMADLARALSTPVTMDWMAVSSYGAGTQSSGVVRILKDLDTDIKGKHVLIVEDIIDSGLTLSWLLSNLGSREPESLKVCTLLRKPDAAKVAIEVEWVGFDIPNEFVVGYGLDYAEKYRNLPFVGTLAPHVYGG; the protein is encoded by the coding sequence ATGCGGGTGGACGCGAAAGACATGGGCACCGACCTCAAAGAGGTGCTCATCACCAAGGAAGAGATCGACGCGAAGCTGGTAGAGCTGGCCGCGAAGATCGACGCGGAGTACGCGGGCAAGGATCTGCTCATCGTCGGTGTGCTCAAGGGCGCGGTGATGGTCATGGCCGACCTCGCCCGGGCGCTGTCCACCCCCGTCACCATGGACTGGATGGCCGTGTCCTCGTACGGTGCGGGCACCCAGTCCTCCGGTGTGGTGCGGATCCTCAAGGACCTCGACACCGACATCAAGGGCAAGCACGTCCTGATCGTCGAGGACATCATCGACTCCGGTCTGACGTTGTCCTGGCTGCTGTCGAACCTCGGCTCCCGCGAGCCGGAGTCGCTCAAGGTGTGCACGCTGCTGCGCAAGCCGGACGCCGCCAAGGTCGCGATCGAGGTGGAGTGGGTCGGCTTCGACATCCCGAACGAGTTCGTCGTGGGTTACGGCCTCGACTACGCCGAGAAGTACCGCAACCTCCCGTTCGTCGGTACGCTCGCGCCCCACGTCTACGGCGGCTGA